One Takifugu flavidus isolate HTHZ2018 unplaced genomic scaffold, ASM371156v2 ctg769, whole genome shotgun sequence genomic window, ACAACCCTCTGCTTCTTTTGCGCAACATCCAATGGTCATTAGTTCCCGACACAGGGAGACTCATCTTGGCAGTTGTACTTCCATTTCAGCCTTATGTGGAAGTTGGTGAGTCTGACTCATTAGTACACTACATTATAAATAATAAGTGTTTATTTACAAAGCATTTTCattgtattatttttatttattttaggtgGAAAATGGCAACGCCCCAAAGAACATCTCAGAATGAAGGGAAAACTGTGGGAGGATCAAGTAACAGAATTATCcactgaggtcttttggaggcTAGGGTTTGAAGTGGAGGCTGTGACTCGGTTGCCATACCTTTGTGAAGGGGACATGTACAAGGATTATTACGTTCTGGATGATGCAGTGTTTGTGCTGAAGGTCAGAGGAAAAGTTATGAATCTGCTCAATGAAACCTCTGACATCAATTATTGTGAATGAAATTTAGTATAAttcaaataatcatttttaatttttaagcaTTATTCATAAAGAGTATATCTGACTTTAAATGGTTAGTCAGGTGTGAAATAATGGTAATGTAAGTACAATGCAAATGCAAATTTATTGTGATTACAggagaaaaaatggaaaaagattgAGTGTGCCTATattgaaatgaaaatacacCATCAAAGACATATCAACATTTCTATGCATTTGTAGtgagattttttattttctttatatttACTATCAGTGCCATTGCTGTCTGTTATTAGTGGACATACTCACGATTgaatattttttacatttctatatgtatgtgtataatACGtacatgtatatgtgtgtagaTATGTGTGTATGTcatactgggaaaaaaaagtgttacaATCTTAAAAATTCAAATTGCAATGTAGCAGTCATACCTGACTATTAATGATATACTTAAAAGGCAACATTTAACCAAAAGAAAAGTGCATGTTGCATCATCATGTGATGAGAGTAGTGtgttttgtcaaaaaaaaaggtATATATAAGCTgtacagataaagaaaaaaaacaatttccaCTCTCTGTCAACATAGCtgtgtgtcattcattttgTCAACAAAGaccacagtaaaaaaaaaaatgttaaaagtgATAGTTTCCTCATAACACTAGCACATTAATGCAGGGTTGGTGATTAGTCCATGAGACATTCAAAGAAGGGTGTGACAGGTGTTCAGTAGTGTAGATTCTTGCTCCCAAGATGTCATCAAGGTACACAAAAAGGAAAGGCAGTTCAAGCACAACAGAGTTCATAAAGCGTTGAAATGATTGGATGGCATTTATAAGGCCAAACATCATCCTCAGCAACTCAGGGTGACcagtgtggggggaaaaaaatacaactttttACAGTGGaattttagccgtttggagaagtaaACGATGAATCTacgttactgcgtaggagatggtttattccagtcagtcggtcaggatacataCACGGatgcatgcagagagatctctactaagcgtacacagttctgatcttatatagccgaaggcccGCCTCCGAGGCGCGGACACAGGACGTCAACACAGCGTGTGTGCGCTGCATGCACCGCAtgtgtttggtgccttcacagcatgtgttcagGCTGGAGCAAGAAGTTGAATGgctgagaatgtgtgtgtgtgtgtcctgccccctcagtcgtttgacCTAGGTCTCCTTTGAACCTCAGGGcgcctttgtttcctgtaaatGCATGAGGTGGCAAACGGACTCATCTGGGGtcccagtctccaccacacccttcctaaatttccatttcaacccttcctgttgtactcaatttacatttcgcactcaaattccatttcagtgTCAACACAATGGTGTGTTGTTAAACGATCACAGACCACAGCAAAAAATACCTGGCACAGCTCACAAGATCAAAGCACCCTATAGGCAACATTTGTTGATTGTGGCCTCTAAAATGTTGGTGCTCCTCTTCAGGTTGTTGGATATTGTTAGGAATTGGAACACACTGTCAATCCAGAGCAttccaaacatgcacacacacacacatacacacacacacacaagagttATGATAACTGTAATGCGATTCTGCTTCCTTGTGTGTACGCATCCgtaaatgtgtgtctgtgcggaGTGAGTGTTAGTGGAGTTCGGGTTGCTGGTCACCTGATTGGTTTCTACAGTGGTCCAAGGATTTAAAAGCTCCACCTAAATTTCAAGATGGGCTCTCCACCTTTCTCCCAAGTGGCACTTCCGGCACGATCTCAATGTACAGAATTGAAAATGGATGATTCATTTTGTAGACAGTATGAGGTGATAATCCCTTTTCTTTGGGTCTATTTTCTCCTATTTTCTTTGTCCAATTTTCTTTGTCCAATTTACCTTCTCAATTGTTTATGGCGAGTTCCAGATTTCAGTGTCTGCAGTTGCAACAGCCTGGACCTCACCTTATCCTTGGAAATGATTTAGGTGGGGCAGGGTAGCTCAAATTGATGAAAACTTTGTTGCATCAGATTCGACTTCTATTTTCCATTTATGCTATCACTCACTCTCAGACCCGGAAATTCAGAGACATGGTAGTTCAGAAAAATGATACTACACAAGGACTGTCCACCCTTCTGCTTATCATCTTCGTGATGATGCACTGGAGGATGGGCACACCTCTTTTTAGGTGAATGTCTGAAAAATTTGGAAATCATGTTTAACCCTGATGCCTATCTGGCAGATCTATCCAGTCCAGTTAAATCAGATGTCATTGATCTCATAAGTCATCTTGACCTTCTTAGTGAAGTACTATTTCAAATGACAGTGCTAATTCACAACATTAATGATTGGCAGGCCAAGAAAATTAAGCAGCACACCAATGCAGGAGAAGGCCCAGTACTTGCTTGACTGTGGTTTTGCTGTTCCTAGTGACAGTCATTGGAGCTCCCCATCTCTGTTAGTCCCCAAGTCACTGATGATCAATGTTTGTCATGATTCCACTGAGGTTAATGACATCACAAAATGGTGATGCCTTTAGGTCTTAGAAAGGCCCCAGCCATTTTCCAACAACTAATGAAAACTGTGGTGTTGCTCGTTTCAACGTCTACCTAGATAACATCGTGGCCTACTCCTCATGCCAGAGCATGCGCAGTCTCGCCAAGAAATCTTTGATTGTTTGGTGTCTGCTTCCTTCAAAATGTTCACATGTCTTTTTGGCAATTCTAAGTCAAGTCTCAAGTCCTTGTCGGAGGAAGCTTGGTCAGGTCTGAAGTCCTTGGTCATGAGTCAAAGTCAAGTCTTAAGTTTCTTCTGGTTATGATGAGCCTTCTAATATCTGCTGCTATGCAGTCTGCTAAAAACACTGCACACCTATATCTAAATTATTTTTTGAATTATAGAAATTCAAGGCATTTACTGTATTATTATCACTCCTTTTTGTGGAACCAGTCacctgtgttgtttgtttgaatgCACAAAGCAAGATGTACTTCCTAAGGAGACTACAATCCTACAACATCTGCAGCAAATTTCTGCAGAGATTTTACTAGTCTGTGGCTGCCAGTGTCCTCTtttacgctgtggtgtgctgagGGGCAGCATATCCAAGAAGGACACATCCAGGCTAGATAAACTGATTAAAGGAGCCAGTTCTGTGGTTAGCATGAAGTTGAAGCTACCATACTGTGCGACATTTACTTGtgtgacacatgcacacacagaaatggacaACTGGTGCAATATAGTTGATATGTATATATACCTTCTTCTCTTCCATAGTGCAATAACTCAACCATATGTCCTGTGTGatgctctttctgctc contains:
- the LOC130521184 gene encoding protein-L-histidine N-pros-methyltransferase-like; translation: MFVFSSEQFQRLLQIHPEWRADRLLDLGAGDGGVTKVMAAHFSEVYVTEVSLPMKWNLQRRNYKVLGIDEWHQTGFKYDVISCLNLLDRCDNPLLLLRNIQWSLVPDTGRLILAVVLPFQPYVEVGGKWQRPKEHLRMKGKLWEDQVTELSTEVFWRLGFEVEAVTRLPYLCEGDMYKDYYVLDDAVFVLKVRGKVMNLLNETSDINYCE